CGCTCGTCCATCATTGGAGCAGTCAATGTAGGCGGTATTGCTGGATACAATAAAGGAAGCCTTATCAATTGTGTTCTGGGCGATGGCAGTTCTGTCAGTGGACAGACTAATGTAGGTGGTATTGCCGGATATTCTGCCAATCTAATGAAAAGTGACATCAACAAAGGTAAAGTTCAAGGCACCGTCAACACTGGAGGCATTGTGGGGCAGATTGATCTGGACGGTAAAGCCTTGTACAGTTGTGTTAATAAAGGTACCGTTTCTGGTAAATCTAAAACTGGTGGCGTGGTAGGATATATGCCAGCTTCTAGCGCTTCTATGACCATCGAAAGCTGCAGCAATTCCGGAGAGGTAAGCAGTACGGCCAATTATGCCGGAGGAGTTGCTGGCCAGGTGGATGGTAACACTTATGGTGTCTATGTGACAGATTGCTATAACACCGGGGCCCTTTCCGGGGAAGGGTCTAGCGGTGGAGTCGTGGGCTATGCCCGAGGCAGCCGTACTAAGATTAGTGACTGCTATAATACTGGTGCTGTCAATGGGAAGAATTCCGGAGGAATCGTGGGCAACAACGAAGGCGATGTAGAGTTATGTTATAACAAAGGACGAATTGTTGCAGATTCTGAAGCTGGAGGCATTGTCGCCTACCAAAATACCGGAGAGGGGCGAATCCAGAACTGCTATAACATGGCTAATGTGACCGCTAATTCCAATGCTGGAGGCATAGCAGGTTTGAGCAAGGATAAAATTTTTAATGTATATAATTCTGGTACGGTTAAGGCTACCAATACCGCAGGAGGACTGGTGGGCACCAATTATGCGGCTATCCAGAGGTCTTATAATGCAGGAGAGGTGAATGGAACCAACGGGGCAGGGGCCTTGGTAGGCCGTAATCGGGATAAATTGACTAACTGCTTCTGGCTGCTGGGGACCAGTGATGCCAGCATTGGCTATGAGGATTCAGGGTCGGAGAAGAGTATCGTCATGGTGTTATCGAAGGAACAGCTTTCCGGCCAGTTGAAGGTAAAGCTGGGAAATGGCTATCAGTTGCTGACTAATTATTTGAATGACAAGGCTGGTTCCAAGGTTTGGACTTATACCTATAGAGTGGATGAAGCTGCCAGCGGAGAAAGTAGCAATATCATCTCTGATGGGGGCGGCGTGGTTCCTCCTATTTCCATCTCTACCACAGAGGATAAGGGTAACGTGATTGCTACATCCGACTTGAAATCAGCCTACCTGTATCCAGAGCTGGTAGAAGTACTGCGGTAAGAGATAAAAAATTGTAATATGTGTGTAATAGCTTTCAGCATACACTTTGTTATAATGATATAGTAAACATAAAGAAATTGACATTTTTTAAGTAGCATTTATTGGATTAGGAATTTGTATGTTGGCGTAATACGATAGATGCGAAAAAATTTTATGAATCAGGAGGGAAAATGATGATTAGAAAAAAAATTACTGTATTGGCTTTGTCCACTATTATGATAGTGAGCAGTGCTATGCCTGCTTTTGCTGCTGGGGACACATCCACCTGGAATTCCGGTAATATTTATCCGCAGGATGTAATGAATACAGAGCTGCTTACACCAGTGAAGTATTTGATGGATAAGAAGATTATAACTGGAGACACGGATGGTCTGTTTCACCCAGAAAAAAGTATTACCAGAGCAGAGTTCGCTACCATGATGGCTAAGGCTACCAATCGCACCAATGAATTAGAGGTTGTGGCAAAACAAAACTACTATGATGATTTAGCCGGATATGATTGGGCTAAAGGCTATATTAACGCCTGTACAAAGGACAGCTTGATACAAGGTCTGGGCAATCAGAAGTTTGCTCCAGGCAAGGAAGTTTCCTATGCAGAGGTGATTACCATCATCATTCGAAGCAAGAACCCATCTGCCGTCGGTTCGGGAACCTGGCCCGACAATTACATCCAGTATGCTCAGATGTATATGAACAGCATGATTGCTGATCGAAACATCACTGACTGGTCTGCTCCTGCTACTAAGGGAGACGTGGCGACTATGTTGTACCGGAGCATGCCGAAAAGTTCTTAAAGATGGTGAGGACAAAAAGAAGACATTAGAAACAACAAATAAGGACGAATAGAGAAAGAAAGGATATATATCATGAAGAAGATTGCTCAGAAGCTATCACTTTTGCTGGCTTTCCTGCTGTTGTCTACCACTACAGCCTTTGCTGCAAATATTCCAGCAGATATAGTGGGGACTACTCATGAGGAGGCTATTAAAACCCTCATAGAAGCTGGTGCTATCACGGGAGATACAGATGGTCAGTTCCATCCCGATGCCCAGTTGACCAGAGCACAGGCTTGCATCATCTTGGTGAAGACCATTGACCCGCCGGCATCCATGGTAAACGGTACACCGACTCAATCGGTGACGAAGACTGCATTTAGTGATCTCAGCGGATACAGCTGGGCAGAGGGATACATCTCCTATGCAGTAGAGCAAGGCATTGTAAAAGGGTATCCAGATGGCACATTCAAGCCAGGGGCTAACGTAAGCACTAACGAAATGCTGACCATGATTCTGCGGGCAGCGGGTTATACAGAAAGCACCATCGGTGCCAACTGGCCAACCGATTACATTGCAAAAGCCAAGGAAATCGGCATTTTGAATAATGTCGATGAAGCATATCCGGAAAAAGCTACGAAAGGTATAGCTGCGCAGATGACTTTTAACCAGATGACTAAGCTGCAAGCTATGGCTCCTACAGAAGAGGGAAAGCCTCAGGGCACAGAGAAGGATCGGCCGGAAAACCTTCCTTCTACTTCAGGCATGACCTTTGCTACGGGCAGCTTTGACAACAATATGACAACTTTCGCAGGCAAAGCCGTGTCCAAGGGAGTGGATATCTATATCTACGGGCTCAAATCTGAATATAGCAAGGATATGTCTTTTTCAGATAAAGCGGACGACTATCGGAAAGATACTTTATATAAGTTTAAAGATGTGAAGACTCCGGCCTGGTATCTGGAGGAAGACGGAAAGATTATCAAGATGATTTTGCCTCAGAATGTTGGATTTTCCGGCTACGTATGTGCGGTAGTGAATGGGGTGATTACTGACGTCAATGGGGAGGGCGATTCAGTTGCTGGTTTTGAGACCTTAACAGCTACCAAGGCTATCACCTGGTTTGGAAAGAAAGGCCTAACGGCACCAAACATTGAGCCCGGAAACGGACAGTTATATGAGCTGAGAACCTCTGATGGCGAGGTGCAGAGTGTGGCTCCGCCAGCAGCTACCAAGAGCAAACGTTTTGTTGAGTTTACGGATAAAGAATGGACAGAAGTGACTGAGTACAGCGATAAAGTAATCACTATAGACAAAGGGCTAATTTCTGTTAAGACTAATGCATCGATTTACGTATGGGATGATAAAAAGAGCGAATATCGGCAAGGAAATCTATCCAGCATTAAGGCAGGCAAGGAAATACGTGCGTATGATACTAGCGATGATGATGTGCAATCAGCCGATGTAGTCATTATTAAGTAATAGAATATCAAACATTAATACTCCTGTAACATTGCTGTAATAGACATCGCTAAAATTTTTGGTATAATAGCAATGTACCAAGAAATGCTTTAAAACTCTTGGGAAAGGGGTTGGTAGAACTGTCTGTTACAGTTTTGTTACATTTCGTCCCATAGGTTGACGAAGGCAATTCGCACAGGGTATAATTCACTATGATAGGTTATGAGCGGAGGTATCTCTAAATCATATCCCATTCAACATGTCAAATTATCTTCGGAAGGGGAAGGTGGTTTGCTCACAATAAAAAAACGAAAACCCCTTCGAAGAACTATTCTAAAGGAGGAATATTAGAAATGAAGAAAGTACTTTCATTTGTGCTAATTTTAGCACTGGTACTGTCCAGTTTCTCTATGGCTTTCGCAGGAACTTCCACAGAGCTTAAGGAATTAAGCGATATCTCTGGAAATGCTAACGAAGAAGCTATTGAAGTAAACTATGATTTAGGAATCGTAACTGGTAATCCAGACGGTACCTTCCAGCCAGAGAAGGCTGTAACCAGAGCAGAGTTTGCTGCTATGATTACAAGAGCTTTGGCTATTCCTGACAGTGCACTTGCTGCTTATGCAACATCAAGCTTCAAGGACACTACTGGATACACTTGGGCAGTGCCTTACTTAGCATTTACCAACTCCAAGGGTATCATGCTGGGTGACGGAGCTGGTAACGCTATGCCAGGAAAGACTATCACTGTAAATGAAGCTGTAACAATGGCCCTGAGAGCTATTGGTTACACTGCAAACAGTGCTGAGTTAACTGGTGTTTGGCCATCTAACTATGTAACAAAGGCTCAGGAATTAAAGCTGTATGACGATGTAGCAAAAGATGCTACTGGCGTTGACAAGGCTAATGCTGCTCAGGTTATCTACAATGTGTTAGGCGTACAGAAAGTCGCTGTAAACTCAGATGGTAAGACTGAAAAGCTTTGGGATAAGACTCCAGTAGTTGGTTCCAGCGATCCTGCTAAAGAGGCAGGAACTCCTACAACTCTGTTATCTTCCGGTTTAAACTGTGAAGGATCCCTGGGTGTTGTAGGTGCTGATGTTGATTATGATGATTCATTAATTAACATTGCTAAGCACATTGGTAAGTATGGTACAATCTACAAGAACGATGACAAAGAAATCGTAGCATTTATTGCTAAGGATTGCGAACAGATTGTTGGTAGATTTACAGCTAACGATGAGTTTAAGACTACTGATGAAGAAAAAGACTACAATATTAAGGTTGAAGATGTTAATTTTGTAATCAAGAATGGTACAAAAACAGATAATGCTACTAGCATTTCTGCTATTGACAAGACTAAAGAATATGTTCTTAGCGGAGACATTTCTGGTAAGACTGTAAAGGAAATCTATTCTGTTGTTGCTTGGAATGTAACTTATGCAGACCAGATTGAAGCTGATGACATCGCAGACATCAAGGATGACCAGAGCTTATTGAGTTCTGACTTTGCTCTTGACGACGATGACAACATTGACTTTACTCAGTTCCAGTTAGTTGGTGTTAAGAGCTTATCCGAGATTAAGGCTGACAACATCGTATACGTATACGCTGACTCTTCTTCCGATAAGAACATCAGAAGAATTGAAGTAGGTACTCAGGTTGCTGAAGGTGTTGTTAAGAACTTCAAGAACGCTAAGGACGATGTAGCAACTAAGTTTGCTATTGGAGCTAACACTTACAAGAATGCTCTTGACGTTATCAATGACCTTCCAGAAGATGAAGATCGCGTTACTGCTGATGCCGTATCAGATGATGTAAAGGCATTCCTGGATGGCAGAGGCTATGTTTATAAGTTTGACAATGCAACTTCTGCTAACAACTATGCTGTAGTTGAGAAGGTAGCTTCAACTATCGATGATCAGGCGAAGTTAATGCTTGCTGATGGAACAGAAAAGACATTCACATTTGATCTTGATGATCCATTCTCAACTATTACTCACGCATCTGTAATTGGATATGGTTTAGACAAGAGTGGTCAGGTTACAGAAGTTAACACAAATGCTGCTGTTTCAACGAACACTACTTTAGACAGCATCAGTGTTGTTAAGTGGAACGATGGTACAACAACAAGATCTGCTAAGATTGACAAGGATGTAGTCGTATTCACTTATGAAGGTACACCAGGAACTAATGATTCATCTAAGGATTATGACGTAACTACTATCGACAAGGTTGACACTACTGAAGACATTGGCAAGGTTGTTCTGTTATTTGATGATGGCGATGGCTTATCTGTAAAGACTAAGGTTGTTGCAATGATCGTTAGTGATGAACATGCTAAGGGCGGAGATTCTTCTTACGCTGTATTCAATGAAGTAAACCTTTCCTCTAATGACGATAACGACAAGGCTTGGGAAGTTGTTGGATATATTGATGGTAAGGGCCTGAAGAGCTTCACTGATGGTGACACTAACATCTTTAAGAACCGCGATGGCGCTAAGGAAACTGACAATCCGGCTTACGTTAAGGGTGTTGGTATCACAGCTAACCTATACAAAGTAAAGGTTGATGCGAAGGGTCTTATCACCAGAGCAGAGTTGATTACTGACCAGCACGAAGGTAGTAGCGAAGCTAAAGATGTTCAGGTAGTAAAGAACATTAACGTTACATCTGTTGATGGTAAGAGATCTATCAATAATGGTGACTATGCACTTTCTTCCAAGGTTATCATTTATCAGGTAACTGATGATAAGGAATACAAGAATGGTTCCATTAAGAAGGGCGATTGCGTTACTTTATATGAAGTAGATGACGATGAAGACGGTTATGACGTTGTAATTGTTGCTAGACCTTCAGATTTTGAATAAGATTCTAAATCAATAATATTTCAAAAGACGAGCGAAAGCTCGTCTTTTGTTTTAGATTTATAGTATTAATATTCATAATAGAAGTTCAGGCAGATTCCGAAACAGACCATTATATATGGTAAATACCACTAAAAGAGAGGCTACATAAAATTAGTGGATTTAATTCTGTCTTCTGACAAACTATGCTTTGATTGTTCTAGTATTTTACAGTTGCTTTATTCCTTAAAGCCAAATAACATATGTTGAATTCCTTCCTTTAACCCGTATTTAGGTTGCCAGCCTAATTGCTCTAGTTTTTGGGTGTCTAATACACACCTTTGCGTTTTAAGAAATATGACATTGGAGGGAGCTGATCTCGGCTCATAACGGAGAGTTACGCCGCCAATATCCGCAAGAGCTTGTGCATATTCTTTTAACGTAACAATGCTTTTTTCATTTCCAATATTATAGACTTCACCACTGTCACCTAGGAGGGCAGCATAGAGCATACCAGAGATACAATCGCTTATATAGCAATAGGAACGGACTTGTGTTCCTTCACTGTACATGGGGATATCTTCATGACGAAGAACCTGTCTAAGAAAATATACATCAGCTCGTGTATTTGAATCAAGAATATCTTTTCCATAAATAAAAGCGGGCCGTACAATCACAACATCGGAGTTATATTGTTTTTTAAAACTCATACAAAGAGTTTCAGAAGCTCGTTTGCTTTCTGGGTAGCAAGATCGGAATTTTGTGTAATCGACTTGTCCAGGCATTTCTTCACTGAATTTTTCTACTCCATTTAGATTTTCTCCATATACCTCGGAGCTTGATATAAATATTAATCGGGAATTGGAATATTGTGCAGCATATTGCAGTAAATTCAGCGTACCGAGAAAATTTGACTTCATCACATCCACGGGAACGGAGTTAAAGGCCTCGGGGTCTGCTGAGCTTGCTCCATGAAAAATATATTGAAAATGAATATCAAGATCTAATGGACTAGAAACATCTTGGATAATTAAATGAAAATGGTCTATAGCTTTATATGCCCCAAAACGTTGGGCAGCTTTTTCGGCATTTCTGCACAAAACATATATATTTAAATCTAAAGAAAGTTTGCTGTTTAGCTCCATTAATGCATCGGCAAAGCTGGAAACAATTAATCCATTTCCGCCCGTCAATAGGATGTTTGCATGCTGCAGTTTTTTCCAGGGCAGTTTTAAGCTAAGTAATTCTGTATATTTCATTCTATTTTATTTCTCCAATCATATATTGTTGATACTCTTATTTCTAAGATTTAAAAGAGACTCACATAAGATGATATCCTCTTGTGTAGTCAATCTAATATTTACTTCCGAGCCTTGTGCAAAGTGAACCTTTTTATTTAATTCAAACATAAGTGTATTTGTTGCACCAAGAGATAATAATTGTTCTTCACTCGCCATATGAAATAATTCGTTAAGCAAGTTCATTTTATAAGCATCAGGAGTTTGTATGCGATAAAGGGTTTTGCGGTCTAGAAATTGTGAGGATTACATGCCAACGCCATCCGTTACCATGACTTCATCTGCGCATGGAACGGCTGCAACTGCAGAATCGTATACTTTGCTTTGTGCAATAACATCAGAAATGATGTCTGCGATCACTAAGGGCCTGTTTCCATCATGAATTAAGATGGTATCATCCGGAGCACAATATTCTTTAAGCTCCTGTATGCCCGCTTGAATAGATTTTAAAGAAGTTTCACCGCCATTGACGATTCTTGTTAATTTGGTAATACCAAATTTTTTTGCATATGATCTCAAGATTTCATGCCAGCATTCATGAACCGATGCCGCTGGCTTTGATTAACGCAATATTCATGGGTTACATCTCCCTTTCCTTTGTTTTAAATATGGATAGTTACGTTCTAAAATGTATAAAATATCCACTGCATGATAAAAATATATCATCCTATCCCATTTTTCTCTATATCTCAGGTTATCCTATTTTATTTTGATGAGCAATTGCCGAATATTCCGTAAATGCTGAAAAGGTGGTTTGCCTTGTATCCGCTGTAATTTAAGGTTATAATAAGCTTAGCGGTTAGAACGGTGTAGCCTTAAGGACATATACCGTGTGAAATGCTGATAAAAATGAATTTTAAGGGAAAAGGGACAGCAATGAAAGAAAATATGATAAAAACAGCGGCTGTGATGTCTGTGCTGACCTTGGGATCTCAATGCTTTGGATTTGTTCGAGAACTGGTGATGGCAAATTATTTTGGGACCAGTTATATTGTAGATGCTTTTGCCATGTCTACTACTATTTTAAACTTGCTTTTCGGTGGTTTGATTATGTCTATTACAGCTGCATATATGCCCTTGTATTCCAAAGTAGTGGCGCAAAAAGGACAAGAGGCGGGTGAGGTTTTAACATCACAGGTTATTAACTTACTTTTGATAATAACAATCGGAATATCTTTTGTAGGCATTTTATTTTCTGATCAAATTATAAACGTTTGTGCTAGTGGATTTACAGGTGAGACGGCCAGATTGGCTAGTTACTATACAAAAATTATCTTTTCATACATTATTTTTTCTTCTATAACAGGTATTTTGGAGCCATACCTACAGTATCGAGGCGTTTTTATTCCGCAGATTATCAGTGGATATTTTATTAGCATTGCTAGTGCTATTGCCATTGTTATTAGTGCATATACCTCATACTATTACATTGCCTATGGTATTCTAATCGGAAACCTATTACGTTTTATCTGTATATTTGCGGTGGCTAAGAAAAAGGGATATCGACATAGACATGCTTTTTCATTAAAAGGAGAAGCCAATGGAGTAATCTCGTTAGCGCTCCCTATTTTTCTAGGAAGTTCAGTTGACTCAATCAGTAAGTTTATAGACCGGACGTTAGCTTCACATTTACGAGAAGGAAGCATTGCGGCATTGAATTATGCTAACTTGATTGACAGTATGATTATTATTGTGACAATAACGGTGATTTCTACGATTATTTATCCAAAGCTGACACAGGCTCATGCGACTCACGATAAGACAAGCTTTAATAGTTTAGTAGGATTAGGTTCTAGTTTGGTAATGATGATTGCGGTTCCTTGCTCGTTAGGGGCCATGTTGTATAGTCAGCAAATTATTCATATTGTGTATGAGCGAGGGGCTTTTAATGCTGGAGCCACGGCAATGACATCAGGAGCTTTTTTTTATTATTCGTTGGGACTTATTTTCATTGCAATGAGTCAGTTTTTGACGAAAGTATATTATGCTATGCATAATATGAAAGTCCCGATGATTTTTGGTATTATAAGTGTTGGTTTTAATATTGTGTTAAATTTTTTATTGATTGATCCGATGAAACATGAAGGGCTAGCCCTAGCCTCTAGTTTGGCGTCTGGGTTTAATGTGTGCTTGCTACTTTTTTACATGAAATATAAATATAGGGATATAGTGATTTTTGCTTCAAAAAAGAAGCTAGCTTGTATACTTTTTTCCGCAGGACTAGCTGTGGCTTTCTCTTATGGACTGTATGGATTTATCTCGGCTGCTGTACAGGCAGAATTCATTAAGATGATGTTGGTTGTGTTATTTGCATCGGGGGTATATCTGGTATTGCTAAAACTTTTTAAAGTAGAAGAAGCAGATTTAATTAAAATGCTGCGTTAATTAGGGTAAATCCCGAAGAAAGCCTTAATAGTGTTCTCTATTAAGTAAGCCAAATATATTAAAGGAGTAAATTTGAAAGATATGAATATTGCGGTAATAATTGCGGGGGGCAGCGGCCAACGGATGAACCAGGATATCCCAAAACAATTTTTAAATGTCTACGACAAGCCGGTATTGATATATACGCTAGAAGCGTTCGAAAAGCATCCAGAGATTGATGCCATAGAAGTTGTATGTCTAGATGGGTGGCATGAAATTTTATATGCATATGCAAAGCAATTTAATATTACAAAATTAAAGTGGGTAATATCTGGCGGCAATACAGCTCAGGAGTCCATAAGAAATGGAGTCTTTCACCTTAAGAATACTTGCTCAGATTGCGACATTGTTATTGTGCACGACGGGATTCGCCCATTGGTGGATGACTTTGTTTTATCCGATATTATCGTTAAAGCGAAACAATATGGGAATGCAGTAACCTCATTGCCATATACAGAGCAAATATTTATTACCGAAGATGCGATTACAACGAAGGAATATATACCTAGGGATAGTTTGAGACGAGTTTCTACTCCCCAAGCATATCAGTTTGATAAAATTTTATGGGCATATGAAAAAGCTTTTAATGAAAATATTGGAATTGAAGCATCAACATACGCCAATACATTAATGGTAGATTTAGGTGAGATTCTTCATTTCGCAGCAGGTTCAGAAAAAAATATCAAGCTTACGACTAAAGAGGATTTAGAGCTTTTTAAAACCTACATAAAGATGGAAAAGGATACTTGGTTAAAGTAGGTAAAAGTTTGAAACCAAAAGTAGTGAGCAACTAATAAAAAAGCGGATAGCAAATAAGCCATTTACAATTACCGAATAACATAAATTACTATTGCAAAACTGGGATTAAATAGTGACAGAAAGATCATCTATTATTGTGTATCCTCTTTTTTTAAAAGTTCCAGAGCCTGCGTCTTCGTTAAAACCTTAGCTTCATTAACCGACTTATATAAATATGTGGGGTTGCCGCTATACAGCCCCATCAGGTTCTGTAGTATGCCAGCAGCTTACAAGAGGAGAATAACACAAAAAGGAGCAAAAGGGCATGGGGATTGACAATGTTTCATAACCCAATCGATGCCTTTCGCAGAAAGGCGGATTATAAATATGGATATAATTAAGAGCCAAAAATATAAAAATTCTCTAGGTGGTATTAATCTGACTGAGTTAAGACAATTAGAGAACAAAACAATACTAGTTACCGGTGCTACAGGGATGATAGGAAGTTGCATCATTGATACACTTTCTAAACTTAATGAAAAAGGCTTTAATTTGAAAATAATAGCGACATCAAGAACTTTGGAGAAGTTAAACCAGCGTTTTAGTCCTTTATGCCATGATGATAGATTTATACCAATCATATTTGATGCCAGCGATAATAAGCAAAGCTTAAACCTTGATATGAATATTGATTATATTATTCATGCTGCCAGTTACGCTGATCCGGTAAATTACGCACAATATCCCATTGAAACCATGTTGTCAAATATAATTGGAACTAAAAATTTGTTGGAGTATGGGGCAGAACATGGAGTAAAACGATTTTTGTTTATTTCATCCGGGGAATTTTATGGGCAGCCAGATGACAAGCTATCGGATTTCATAGAGAGTTACAATGGGCCTGTCGACTATTCTAGTGCTCGGGCATGCTACCCTTCTGGCAAAAGAGCCGCTGAGGCACTTTGTCAAAGCTATATAAGTCAAAAAAATATGGATTGTGTTATTGCAAGGCCATGCCATATTTTCGGACCAACTATGTTAGAACATGACAGCAGAGCCATTTCACAATTTCTACAGAAATCTATAAGAAAAGAAGATATTCTTCTCAAAAGTGCAGGGAACATAGAACGCTCACATTGCTATGTAGTCGACTGTGTGAATGCTATACTGACGGTACTCGTTAAAGGAAGATGCGGAGAGGCCTATAATATTTCTGATAAAAAATATCAAATGACGATTAGAGAATTTGCAGAAAAGATATGCCAGCTCACAAAGGTTGATTTGGTTTTTCAGAACGCATCTGACCTTGAAACCAGAGGGTATTCAACAATTTCCCGTGCAGTACTAGATAATACAAAGTTAATCAATTTAGGTTGGAGACCATTGGAAAATGACGGAGTAAAGGACACGATAGATATTTTAGTGGAACAAAAATTAAACCATTTTTCAAGGAGGTAAGCATTGAAGAAAAGATTATTGCTTTATACAGCATATGGAAAAATAAAAGGGAATATATGGAATTTAAATGATTTCTATGAAAGATTTTTGAAAGATAAGCTTCCAGAGTTAGAAGTTATTTTTCTTGATAGTCAAAGTATTGCTGCTACAAGTGTAGAGAAGAAAAGTGCATACCTTAGACGCAATTTGGCATTATTTTATCCAAGATTATTGTTGGATAGAAAGGTTGATTATTGGGTAAGTGATAGTGAGGGGAATTTTTTAAGCCGTTTTTCTAGAGGAATTGAACTTTCTCATGGATATGGTACGAAGAAGACTCCGGGAGAAGGAGAAACAAAAACGTTTAGATTTAAGGTAAAAGAAAAAACTTTTTTAGAAAAATTAGATACATTTATAACACTCTCTG
The genomic region above belongs to Aminipila butyrica and contains:
- a CDS encoding NAD-dependent epimerase/dehydratase family protein; translated protein: MDIIKSQKYKNSLGGINLTELRQLENKTILVTGATGMIGSCIIDTLSKLNEKGFNLKIIATSRTLEKLNQRFSPLCHDDRFIPIIFDASDNKQSLNLDMNIDYIIHAASYADPVNYAQYPIETMLSNIIGTKNLLEYGAEHGVKRFLFISSGEFYGQPDDKLSDFIESYNGPVDYSSARACYPSGKRAAEALCQSYISQKNMDCVIARPCHIFGPTMLEHDSRAISQFLQKSIRKEDILLKSAGNIERSHCYVVDCVNAILTVLVKGRCGEAYNISDKKYQMTIREFAEKICQLTKVDLVFQNASDLETRGYSTISRAVLDNTKLINLGWRPLENDGVKDTIDILVEQKLNHFSRR
- the murJ gene encoding murein biosynthesis integral membrane protein MurJ; protein product: MKENMIKTAAVMSVLTLGSQCFGFVRELVMANYFGTSYIVDAFAMSTTILNLLFGGLIMSITAAYMPLYSKVVAQKGQEAGEVLTSQVINLLLIITIGISFVGILFSDQIINVCASGFTGETARLASYYTKIIFSYIIFSSITGILEPYLQYRGVFIPQIISGYFISIASAIAIVISAYTSYYYIAYGILIGNLLRFICIFAVAKKKGYRHRHAFSLKGEANGVISLALPIFLGSSVDSISKFIDRTLASHLREGSIAALNYANLIDSMIIIVTITVISTIIYPKLTQAHATHDKTSFNSLVGLGSSLVMMIAVPCSLGAMLYSQQIIHIVYERGAFNAGATAMTSGAFFYYSLGLIFIAMSQFLTKVYYAMHNMKVPMIFGIISVGFNIVLNFLLIDPMKHEGLALASSLASGFNVCLLLFYMKYKYRDIVIFASKKKLACILFSAGLAVAFSYGLYGFISAAVQAEFIKMMLVVLFASGVYLVLLKLFKVEEADLIKMLR
- a CDS encoding IspD/TarI family cytidylyltransferase, with protein sequence MNIAVIIAGGSGQRMNQDIPKQFLNVYDKPVLIYTLEAFEKHPEIDAIEVVCLDGWHEILYAYAKQFNITKLKWVISGGNTAQESIRNGVFHLKNTCSDCDIVIVHDGIRPLVDDFVLSDIIVKAKQYGNAVTSLPYTEQIFITEDAITTKEYIPRDSLRRVSTPQAYQFDKILWAYEKAFNENIGIEASTYANTLMVDLGEILHFAAGSEKNIKLTTKEDLELFKTYIKMEKDTWLK